A genomic stretch from Mycosarcoma maydis chromosome 3, whole genome shotgun sequence includes:
- a CDS encoding uncharacterized protein (related to multidrug resistance protein): MADGASETTPLKASHIHNGETNAKPDGSPSRPSYGTAPAHMTQDGLSSTTPSSSDCGNYDGASSKQNYPQGFKFAVIIVSLWVVLFMAALDGTIVVTLIASISSSFRASEKSGWLSTSYLLSVCAFSSIYGRLSDIIGRKGALLVALSFFTLGTCLCATAKTMNSLLIARFVAGIGGGGLLTTSSICMTDLVPLRQRGLWQGITNILFGSASALGGPLGGFINDAFGWRTAFGFQVPFLLVGAVCIATFVNIPLPASDQSWQKKLGRIDYLGSLSLISSSSCLLLAMSFLSGSLLPFSHPLVWGFLLGFLVTAMLFVLLEGWVVREPVMPLTLLTRKSPALIGASYFLGSFAHFATIFHFPLWFQSVRLQSASQAGLHLIPISFSAAAGSLWAGLYMRRTGKYWQANIVCCLLNIAATGYGALWNESTSAWSEYLTFCPQAFGTSAIFTFMLIGLIASVSKDKAAVATGTVYLFRSLGQVVGVSLSTALFQMLLQSQLCRNITPDLLPHPEQGAAGVKQLISALRHDTSLVPTLHPEPLRHAAQLSYMVAIKRVFLLVTLLNLLYLAVCWPVEEYELSDKLPATVSTRRDNEALPERQEETRA; the protein is encoded by the coding sequence atggcggACGGAGCGTCCGAGACGACGCCTCTGAAGGCATCACATATTCACAATGGCGAGACCAATGCCAAACCCGATGGATCACCATCACGACCCTCCTATGGTACCGCACCCGCCCACATGACCCAGGATGGATTGTCATCGACGACGCCAAGCAGTTCTGACTGCGGTAATTACGATGGAGCTAGCTCCAAACAAAACTATCCACAAGGATTCAAGTTtgccgtcatcatcgttAGTTTGTGGGTGGTGCTCTTCATGGCTGCCCTAGATGGCACCATCGTGGTGACACTGATCGCATCCATCTCATCCTCGTTCAGGGCATCGGAAAAGTCGGGCTGGCTCAGCACTTCTTATCTCCTCTCGGTCTGTGCATTCTCTTCAATCTATGGCCGTCTTTCCGACATCATCGGGCGCAAGGGTGCGCTACTAGTAGCACTCAGTTTTTTCACGCTCGGCACATGTCTTTGTGCTACAGCCAAGACCATGAATTCGCTTTTGATCGCTCGCTTCGTCGCAGGCATTGGAGGTGGCGGTCTGCTCACAACGTCATCGATTTGCATGACCGATTTGGTTCCGCTCCGTCAGCGAGGATTGTGGCAGGGAATCACCAACATTCTCTTTGGTTCTGCTTCAGCGTTGGGGGGCCCTCTGGGCGGTTTCATCAATGACGCCTTTGGTTGGCGTACCGCTTTTGGCTTTCAGGTTCCCTTCTTGTTGGTAGGAGCTGTTTGCATCGCCACGTTCGTCAACATTCCGCTGCCGGCTTCGGATCAGAGCTGGCAGAAGAAGCTGGGCCGCATCGACTACCTGggctcgctcagcttgatctcgtcttcgagctgTTTGTTGCTAGCCATGAGCTTCCTCTCTGGATCCCTTTTGCCCTTTTCGCACCCTCTCGTGTGGGGCTTCCTGTTGGGCTTCCTCGTCACAGCGATGCTGTTTGTGCTGTTGGAAGGTTGGGTGGTTCGCGAACCAGTCATGCCGCTGACGCTTTTGACGCGCAAATCACCAGCTCTTATCGGTGCCTCGTATTTCCTCGGAAGCTTCGCCCACTTTGCCACCATCTTTCACTTTCCACTCTGGTTCCAATCGGTCCGACTGCAGAGTGCTTCGCAAGCCGGCCTCCACCTCATCCCTATCTCGTtctcagctgctgcaggtAGTCTTTGGGCGGGACTCTACATGAGGCGCACGGGTAAATACTGGCAAGCCAACATTGTCTGCTGTCTGCTCAACATTGCAGCTACCGGCTATGGTGCCCTTTGGAACGAATCGACATCGGCGTGGTCGGAATACCTCACTTTCTGTCCACAAGCATTTGGCACGAGTGCGATTTTCACCTTTATGCTCATCGGTCTCATCGCCTCGGTCTCCAAGGACAAGGCGGCGGTCGCGACGGGTACGGTGTATCTGTTTCGAAGCTTGGGACAGGTTGTAGGTGTCTCGCTTTCGACAGCACTGTTTCAGATGTTGCTCCAATCGCAGCTATGCCGTAACATCACCCCGGACCTGCTGCCACATCCAGAGCaaggcgctgctggcgtgAAACAACTCATTTCGGCGTTGAGGCACGATACCTCGTTGGTACCCACATTGCATCCGGAGCCGTTGAGACATGCGGCTCAGCTGTCATACATGGTTGCGATCAAGCGGGTCTTTCTGCTCGtgacgctgctcaaccTGCT